One Arthrobacter sp. FW306-07-I genomic window carries:
- a CDS encoding DUF3253 domain-containing protein has translation MAGSSRHDQQNPVEGQLEAKILELLAARAATSTICPSDAARAVGGDDWRHLMEPAREAARRLVDAGQVHITQGGSVVDPATAKGPIRIRKAP, from the coding sequence CTGGCCGGCAGCAGCAGGCATGATCAGCAAAACCCGGTTGAAGGGCAGCTGGAAGCGAAGATCCTGGAACTCCTGGCGGCAAGGGCGGCAACCTCCACCATCTGCCCGTCCGATGCTGCCAGGGCCGTAGGCGGCGACGACTGGCGCCACCTCATGGAGCCGGCACGGGAGGCTGCCCGGCGCCTGGTGGACGCCGGTCAGGTGCACATCACCCAGGGCGGATCCGTCGTCGATCCCGCCACGGCAAAGGGACCGATCCGCATCCGCAAGGCGCCCTGA
- a CDS encoding Na+/H+ antiporter — MDIALGLLVIVAVVCAGSALGRKLNIPVPLVLVLAGVAGSFLPLIPPVVLNPELVLVGLLPPLLYAAAFRTSLFDFKTNRRSIGLLSVGYVIFGTLGVGLVVWWLFPEIPLAAAFALGAVVAPPDAVAATAIARKVGMPRRIVNILEGESLVNDATALVCLRAAVAAIAGSVSALDVAGGFVVAAGGGLAVGLAVAYVLTEIRKRVHNVAINTSTSLMAPFVAYLPAEAIHASGVLAVVVTGLVMGTKAPSMPNGAARQSARSNWDTIQFLLENSVFLLIGLQVRTIVESVQDDSLGAGRVWFGCAVVLLAVLVLRPVWVFPATYLPRLIPSVRRSDPAPPWQFPAIVSWAGMRGVVTLAAVLTLPDDLQHRNVLVLAAMVVVGGTLVLQGFTLPALVRALGLPGPDRREDALNQASLMQLATAAGMERLEQLRRGSDPPEVMDMLRRRTQERGLAAWERLGRPTAEAATPSQRYAQLRMAMLEAERDKVLELRRGGDFAHEVLSEVLERLDVEESMLDASLNELDSAADGGGEGLSQPGGVCDHLTAAMPAPVPDNPACSGCEREGTSPVHLRMCLACGTVGCCDSSAGRHASRHFKDTGHPVMRSAEPGEDWRWCYVDELLG; from the coding sequence ATGGACATCGCGTTGGGTTTGCTGGTGATCGTTGCCGTGGTGTGCGCCGGCAGTGCCTTGGGCCGCAAACTGAATATCCCGGTTCCCCTGGTGTTGGTCCTGGCCGGGGTGGCGGGATCGTTCCTGCCGCTCATTCCGCCGGTTGTGCTAAACCCGGAGCTGGTGCTGGTTGGCCTGCTGCCGCCGTTGCTGTACGCGGCCGCCTTCCGCACGTCGCTGTTCGACTTCAAGACCAACCGCCGCTCCATTGGGCTGCTGTCCGTGGGATACGTCATTTTCGGCACCCTGGGCGTGGGGTTGGTGGTGTGGTGGCTGTTTCCGGAGATCCCGTTGGCGGCCGCCTTCGCCCTGGGCGCGGTGGTGGCGCCTCCGGATGCGGTGGCGGCCACCGCCATCGCCCGGAAAGTGGGAATGCCGCGCCGGATCGTCAACATCCTGGAAGGCGAATCGCTGGTCAACGACGCCACAGCGCTGGTGTGCCTGCGGGCGGCAGTGGCCGCCATCGCGGGCTCGGTGTCCGCGCTGGACGTGGCCGGCGGGTTCGTGGTGGCCGCGGGCGGCGGCCTGGCGGTGGGCCTCGCCGTGGCGTATGTCCTCACCGAAATCCGAAAACGGGTGCACAACGTGGCCATCAACACCTCCACATCGCTGATGGCACCCTTCGTTGCATACCTCCCGGCCGAGGCCATCCACGCCTCCGGTGTGCTCGCCGTCGTCGTCACCGGCCTGGTGATGGGCACCAAGGCGCCGTCCATGCCCAACGGCGCCGCGCGGCAAAGCGCCAGGAGCAACTGGGACACCATCCAGTTCCTGCTGGAGAACTCCGTGTTCCTGCTCATCGGCCTGCAGGTGCGGACCATCGTCGAGAGCGTCCAGGACGATTCGCTCGGAGCGGGCCGCGTGTGGTTCGGCTGCGCGGTGGTCCTGCTGGCCGTGCTGGTACTGCGGCCGGTCTGGGTCTTCCCCGCGACCTACCTGCCCCGCCTGATCCCTTCGGTACGGCGGTCGGACCCGGCGCCGCCCTGGCAGTTCCCGGCCATCGTGTCGTGGGCAGGAATGCGGGGTGTGGTCACCCTGGCCGCGGTACTCACGCTGCCCGACGACCTGCAGCACCGCAACGTGCTGGTCCTGGCGGCCATGGTGGTGGTGGGCGGCACGCTGGTACTGCAGGGATTCACGCTGCCGGCCCTGGTCCGGGCACTGGGGCTGCCGGGGCCGGACCGGCGGGAGGACGCCCTGAACCAGGCCTCGCTGATGCAGCTGGCTACAGCTGCGGGGATGGAGCGGCTGGAGCAGCTGCGGCGCGGGAGCGACCCGCCGGAGGTCATGGACATGCTGCGGCGCCGGACGCAGGAACGCGGGTTGGCAGCCTGGGAGCGCCTGGGCAGGCCGACGGCCGAGGCGGCCACGCCCAGCCAGCGCTATGCCCAGCTGCGGATGGCGATGCTGGAGGCTGAGCGGGACAAGGTGCTGGAGCTCAGGCGCGGCGGGGACTTTGCCCATGAGGTCCTCAGCGAAGTCCTGGAACGGCTGGACGTGGAGGAGTCCATGCTCGACGCCTCCCTCAATGAGCTCGATTCCGCCGCCGACGGTGGCGGCGAGGGGCTGTCCCAGCCGGGCGGTGTGTGCGACCACCTGACGGCTGCCATGCCGGCGCCGGTCCCCGACAACCCGGCCTGTTCCGGGTGCGAGCGGGAGGGCACCTCGCCGGTGCACCTGCGCATGTGCCTTGCCTGCGGGACCGTCGGCTGCTGCGACTCCTCCGCTGGGCGCCACGCCAGCCGGCACTTCAAGGACACGGGCCACCCCGTCATGCGCAGCGCAGAACCCGGCGAAGACTGGCGCTGGTGCTACGTGGACGAGCTGCTGGGCTGA
- a CDS encoding NADH:flavin oxidoreductase/NADH oxidase, with product MPALFQPLALRSMELQHRGWVSPMCQYSCDPDDAPGVPHDWHLVHLGGFAVGGAAMILTEAAAVNAQGRISPRDAGLYNDEQAAAWERIISFVHRNGVAGTKIGVQLAHAGRKASTYWPFSGKHGSVAASEGGWETVGPSTTSFEGYAAPAAMTVEQIQGVIDDFAAAAVRAVDAGFDTMEIHGAHGYLLHQFQSPLINQREDEWGGDEAGRNRLMLSVVDAVRAVIPDSMPLLLRVSATDWAPGGVDQAASVRLAREAAARGVDLVDVSSGGAVAHQQIKPGLGYQTGFSAAIRDEAGVATGTVGLVTTPGQAEHAIATGQADGVFIARAALRDPHWWLRAAFELGYDLPWPPQYERAVPRRTF from the coding sequence ATGCCGGCCCTGTTCCAGCCGCTGGCCCTGCGGTCCATGGAGCTGCAGCACCGGGGCTGGGTGTCGCCCATGTGCCAGTACAGCTGCGATCCCGACGACGCCCCCGGCGTCCCGCACGACTGGCACCTGGTGCACCTGGGCGGCTTCGCCGTGGGCGGCGCGGCGATGATCCTCACCGAGGCCGCGGCAGTGAACGCCCAGGGCCGCATCAGCCCCCGCGACGCAGGCCTCTACAACGACGAGCAGGCGGCGGCGTGGGAGCGGATCATTTCCTTCGTCCACCGGAACGGTGTGGCCGGCACCAAGATCGGTGTCCAGCTGGCCCACGCCGGCCGGAAGGCCTCCACGTACTGGCCTTTTTCCGGCAAGCACGGCAGCGTTGCGGCGTCCGAGGGCGGCTGGGAAACTGTGGGCCCGTCCACCACTTCCTTTGAGGGCTATGCGGCGCCCGCGGCCATGACCGTGGAGCAGATACAGGGAGTCATCGATGACTTTGCCGCCGCCGCTGTCCGCGCGGTGGATGCCGGTTTTGACACCATGGAGATCCACGGGGCTCACGGCTACCTGCTGCATCAGTTCCAGAGCCCGCTGATCAACCAGCGTGAGGACGAATGGGGCGGGGACGAGGCCGGACGGAACCGGCTGATGTTGTCCGTTGTAGATGCAGTCAGGGCCGTGATTCCGGATTCCATGCCGTTGCTGCTCCGGGTCTCGGCCACCGACTGGGCCCCGGGCGGCGTGGACCAGGCGGCGTCCGTCCGGCTGGCCCGGGAAGCGGCCGCCCGCGGTGTGGACCTGGTGGACGTCTCCAGCGGGGGAGCTGTGGCGCACCAGCAGATCAAGCCGGGGCTGGGCTACCAGACCGGTTTCTCGGCCGCCATCCGGGACGAAGCCGGCGTCGCCACCGGCACCGTGGGGCTGGTGACCACTCCCGGCCAGGCGGAGCACGCCATTGCCACCGGACAGGCCGACGGCGTCTTCATCGCCCGGGCCGCGCTGCGCGATCCGCACTGGTGGCTTCGCGCCGCCTTCGAATTGGGCTACGACCTTCCCTGGCCGCCCCAGTACGAGCGGGCTGTCCCGCGGCGGACGTTCTAA
- a CDS encoding ABC transporter ATP-binding protein gives MTAPTPGPAPSSGPTAALSLRGLAKRFGGKIAVDGISLEVPAGSFFGIVGPNGAGKTTTLSMATGLLRPDFGTAVVHGVDVWQHPLEAKRLMGILPDGVRLFDRLSGEQLITYAGLLRGMDKAVVAARVGELLAAMDLTQDAGTLVVDYSAGMTKKIALASALIHAPRLLVLDEPFEAVDPVSAANIRSILDRYVASGGTVIVSSHVMDLVQRMCDHVAVVARGRLLAAGTVDEVRAGMSLEDRFVQLVGGHSHTEGLEWLRTF, from the coding sequence ATGACTGCTCCGACACCTGGCCCGGCGCCGAGTTCCGGCCCAACGGCGGCCCTTTCCCTCCGTGGGCTGGCCAAACGGTTCGGCGGGAAAATCGCGGTGGACGGCATCAGCCTGGAGGTGCCTGCCGGTTCGTTTTTCGGCATCGTCGGACCCAACGGTGCAGGCAAGACCACCACGCTTTCCATGGCGACGGGCCTCCTGCGTCCGGACTTCGGCACCGCCGTGGTGCACGGCGTGGACGTGTGGCAGCACCCGCTGGAAGCCAAACGGCTCATGGGCATCCTGCCTGACGGCGTCCGCCTGTTCGACCGGCTCAGCGGAGAGCAGCTGATCACGTATGCCGGGCTGCTGCGGGGCATGGACAAGGCGGTGGTGGCGGCCCGGGTGGGCGAGCTGCTGGCAGCCATGGACCTTACCCAGGATGCCGGCACGCTGGTGGTGGACTACTCCGCAGGCATGACCAAGAAGATTGCCCTGGCGTCGGCCCTGATCCATGCGCCGCGGCTCCTGGTGCTGGACGAGCCCTTCGAAGCCGTCGATCCGGTATCGGCCGCGAACATCCGCTCCATCCTGGACCGGTATGTGGCCTCCGGCGGAACCGTCATTGTCTCCAGCCACGTGATGGACCTGGTGCAGCGCATGTGCGACCACGTCGCGGTGGTAGCCCGGGGCAGGCTCCTGGCCGCAGGAACCGTTGACGAAGTGCGCGCCGGCATGTCCCTTGAGGACCGGTTCGTGCAGCTGGTCGGCGGACACAGCCACACGGAGGGGCTGGAATGGTTGCGCACCTTCTGA